One segment of Niabella beijingensis DNA contains the following:
- a CDS encoding ribonuclease H-like YkuK family protein, whose amino-acid sequence MEQQQWQRFGGTFLHGPVAEEVNKALVAEQEAGNTIQVCLGTDSQVKGAVIEFATVIVFVRKGKGAFLFLQKELLRRKMSIRERMLMEVDKTVQLTLQLNTVFEQHGIAPELHVDINTSAAYKSNAALSEAMGYVSGMGWTCKAKPFAFASSSCANKVVQ is encoded by the coding sequence ATGGAACAACAGCAATGGCAGCGGTTCGGCGGAACATTTCTGCACGGACCGGTTGCTGAAGAAGTGAACAAAGCATTAGTGGCGGAACAGGAAGCCGGCAATACCATACAGGTTTGCCTGGGCACCGACAGCCAGGTAAAAGGCGCGGTTATTGAGTTTGCAACCGTGATCGTTTTTGTACGGAAAGGAAAGGGCGCCTTTCTGTTCCTGCAAAAGGAGTTATTGCGCAGGAAAATGAGCATCCGGGAACGGATGTTAATGGAGGTGGATAAAACCGTTCAGCTGACCTTACAATTGAATACCGTCTTTGAACAGCACGGCATCGCTCCCGAGCTCCATGTGGACATTAATACTTCTGCGGCATATAAAAGTAATGCAGCACTTAGCGAAGCGATGGGCTATGTTTCGGGCATGGGCTGGACCTGTAAAGCAAAACCATTCGCCTTTGCCAGTTCCAGCTGCGCCAACAAAGTTGTTCAATAA
- a CDS encoding AAA family ATPase encodes MDQTFIQKVINTNELFGDAFINTKVLYLNEFDKLPSTLLINQLDGSKAFEPLKQLLAGQTRHIFQHQWFKRKNRKFQYDTAVFLLNKCCIIELDEYWCEILHDGNNTSLITEIVNLLQPFLEKKKKEPLEINLIVRDGSRLLLKSMEIKRNKLDLGLFYEDDFKDIDACIRQRLNRKNDKGIVLLHGLPGTGKTSYLRYLVGKIRKRVLFLSPSVAGNLMSPDFIQLLINNPDTVLIIEDAENIIMDRRYSSDSSVSNLLNISDGLLADFLNIQLICTFNSALTLIDGALLREGRLIAKYEFGRLGVEKARALACYLGYPQTITEPRTLAEICNAEPAAAKQVKPASIGFQLAAMESRV; translated from the coding sequence ATGGATCAAACATTTATACAAAAGGTAATCAATACCAATGAACTCTTTGGTGATGCATTCATCAATACAAAAGTGCTGTATCTGAATGAGTTTGACAAGTTGCCCAGCACATTGCTCATCAATCAGCTCGATGGCAGTAAGGCATTTGAGCCGTTAAAACAGCTGCTGGCCGGCCAGACCAGGCATATTTTTCAGCACCAGTGGTTCAAACGTAAAAACAGAAAGTTCCAGTACGATACAGCTGTCTTTCTTCTGAACAAATGCTGTATCATTGAGCTGGATGAATACTGGTGCGAGATCCTGCACGACGGGAATAATACCTCCCTCATTACGGAGATCGTGAACCTGTTGCAGCCATTTCTGGAAAAGAAAAAAAAGGAACCGCTGGAGATCAACCTGATTGTACGCGACGGAAGCAGACTGCTATTAAAGTCAATGGAAATAAAAAGGAACAAACTGGATCTGGGCCTTTTTTATGAAGATGATTTCAAGGATATCGACGCCTGTATCCGTCAACGGCTGAACCGGAAAAACGACAAAGGCATCGTACTGCTGCACGGGTTGCCCGGAACGGGAAAGACTTCCTACCTCCGGTACCTGGTCGGAAAAATCCGGAAGCGGGTGCTCTTTCTCTCCCCCTCCGTTGCGGGGAATTTAATGAGTCCTGATTTTATCCAGTTGCTGATCAATAACCCCGACACGGTACTGATCATAGAAGATGCGGAAAACATTATCATGGACCGCCGTTACAGTTCCGATTCCTCAGTATCCAATCTATTAAACATATCAGACGGGTTACTGGCCGACTTTTTAAACATACAGCTGATCTGCACCTTCAATAGCGCGCTTACGCTTATTGACGGGGCGCTGCTGCGGGAGGGCCGGCTCATTGCAAAATATGAATTCGGAAGACTGGGTGTGGAAAAGGCCCGCGCTTTGGCTTGTTACCTGGGTTACCCGCAAACCATTACGGAGCCACGCACACTGGCAGAGATCTGTAATGCGGAACCGGCTGCAGCCAAACAGGTAAAGCCTGCTTCTATCGGTTTTCAGCTGGCAGCAATGGAAAGCCGGGTTTGA
- a CDS encoding helix-turn-helix transcriptional regulator, whose amino-acid sequence MPVNRNALIRYRTIDKCLQNRRRKWTIENLIDACNDALYEYEGIEKGVSLRTIRMDLNAMRSDKLGYNAPILVVDRKYYTYEDPEYSISKIPLSHQDLDVLQDVSFLLQQFKGFSHFNDLDELLQRLEDKIYTEREQETPVIDFEKNELLTGIHWLDPLHKAIIKKRPLKVTYQSFSARQPADLVVYPYLLKEFRNRWFLLCMHRKGKELLTLALDRIAAVAGLPDEPYLIHKGFDASSYFNDIIGVTRNVADRPTLITFMANTRHAPYIRTKPLHPSQQVIATANGWTTFTIEVIPNFELERELLGFGEGLRVLAPKSMVRIIKQRIRKMQELYTTPASDS is encoded by the coding sequence ATGCCGGTTAACCGCAATGCGCTGATCCGCTACCGCACCATTGATAAATGCCTGCAGAACCGTCGCCGCAAATGGACCATCGAAAACCTGATCGATGCCTGTAATGATGCCCTTTATGAATATGAAGGCATCGAAAAAGGAGTTAGCCTCCGCACCATACGCATGGACCTGAATGCCATGCGCAGCGATAAACTGGGATATAACGCGCCGATACTGGTGGTAGACCGGAAATACTATACCTATGAAGATCCGGAATACAGTATTTCGAAAATTCCCTTATCACACCAGGACCTGGACGTGCTGCAGGATGTGTCCTTTCTCTTACAGCAGTTCAAAGGCTTTAGTCATTTTAATGACCTGGATGAGCTGTTGCAACGTCTGGAAGATAAGATCTACACAGAACGCGAGCAGGAAACCCCGGTGATCGATTTTGAAAAGAACGAGCTGCTTACCGGTATTCACTGGCTGGATCCCCTGCATAAGGCGATTATTAAAAAGCGACCCCTGAAGGTTACTTATCAAAGCTTTTCCGCGCGCCAGCCTGCCGACCTGGTGGTGTATCCTTATCTGCTGAAGGAGTTCCGGAACCGCTGGTTCCTTTTGTGCATGCACCGGAAGGGGAAGGAACTGCTGACGCTGGCATTGGACCGTATCGCGGCAGTAGCCGGACTGCCGGATGAGCCCTACCTGATCCATAAAGGATTTGATGCTTCCTCTTATTTCAACGACATCATCGGTGTAACAAGGAATGTGGCCGACCGCCCCACATTGATCACCTTTATGGCCAATACCCGGCATGCGCCCTATATCCGCACCAAACCACTTCATCCATCGCAGCAGGTTATTGCTACAGCAAATGGGTGGACCACTTTTACCATCGAGGTGATCCCCAATTTTGAGCTGGAACGGGAACTGCTCGGTTTTGGGGAAGGGCTGCGTGTGCTCGCCCCGAAGTCGATGGTGCGGATCATCAAGCAACGCATCCGGAAAATGCAGGAGCTTTATACGACTCCGGCGTCTGATAGCTAG
- a CDS encoding slipin family protein has product MKKVTVNAHQVALVFKRGAYQKILREGSYWLWQKNAIVYDCTQPFLPPVELNLLLQDTELATALEVIEVADHEIALQFQNGLFQKVLTAGRYAFWKSAIRYDFIKADLGKIGITEHIDRALLEHKLVTPYVRTYKVESYEKALLFVDGKPQGELVPGTHYWWKNAITIHVAKADTRQQQLEINGQEILTKDKANLRINAWAQYRVSNAETALLENAAYDRQLYVAIQQALREYVAGFAFDELLEKKESMAPVVLQQVAAAATALGVQVTGFGIRDIILPGDIREIMNQVLVAEKKAQANTIMRREETASTRSLLNTARLMEENAMLWKLKEMEYVEKIADKISNISINGNGVLIDQLKQIFIPNK; this is encoded by the coding sequence ATGAAAAAAGTAACCGTAAATGCACACCAGGTGGCATTGGTATTTAAAAGAGGGGCTTATCAGAAAATACTCCGGGAGGGCTCCTACTGGCTGTGGCAGAAAAACGCCATCGTTTATGACTGCACCCAGCCGTTCCTGCCTCCGGTGGAACTGAACCTGCTGTTGCAAGACACCGAACTGGCAACTGCACTGGAAGTAATTGAAGTGGCCGATCATGAAATAGCCCTGCAATTTCAAAACGGGTTGTTTCAGAAAGTGCTTACTGCCGGCCGGTATGCATTCTGGAAATCGGCGATCCGGTATGATTTTATAAAAGCGGATCTGGGAAAGATCGGGATCACGGAGCATATCGACCGGGCCTTGCTGGAACATAAGCTGGTGACACCTTATGTACGGACCTACAAAGTGGAAAGCTATGAAAAAGCATTATTATTTGTAGACGGCAAACCGCAGGGCGAACTGGTACCAGGTACGCACTACTGGTGGAAGAATGCCATTACCATTCATGTAGCAAAAGCAGATACCCGGCAACAGCAGCTTGAGATCAATGGACAGGAGATCCTGACAAAGGATAAAGCCAACCTGCGGATCAATGCATGGGCACAATACCGGGTCAGCAATGCCGAAACAGCATTGCTGGAAAATGCCGCCTATGACCGGCAGTTATATGTAGCCATCCAGCAGGCCCTGCGGGAATATGTGGCCGGCTTTGCCTTCGACGAGTTACTGGAAAAAAAAGAAAGCATGGCCCCCGTTGTACTGCAGCAGGTGGCCGCAGCAGCAACAGCGCTCGGCGTACAGGTAACCGGTTTTGGTATCCGGGACATCATTCTTCCGGGTGATATCCGGGAGATCATGAACCAGGTACTGGTGGCAGAGAAAAAGGCACAGGCCAATACCATTATGCGGAGAGAAGAGACCGCCAGCACCCGGAGCCTGCTGAATACCGCACGGCTGATGGAAGAAAATGCAATGCTCTGGAAACTGAAAGAAATGGAATATGTAGAAAAGATCGCAGACAAGATCAGCAACATCAGTATTAACGGCAACGGGGTATTGATCGATCAGCTGAAACAGATCTTTATTCCGAACAAATAA
- a CDS encoding DNA polymerase beta superfamily protein — translation MRTIIKRNLKEIGNRKNIELLYACETGSRAWGFPSPDSDYDVRFIYRHERNWYLSLSVKKDSIDFMENELDITGWDLKKCLLLLKKSNVPLIERFQSPIVYFAAPGFKQEFRQLIATYYSPTAVFFHHYSLALKFREQVQPGNSFKLKSLFYMLRSLLSCNWILHNDQIVPMELNKLLRYNNAAMNKTIMELVALKATKPESYYHKGPSALLKWIEKQFEHLAAPREQLKVNNTGMDALDRYFINKLNETT, via the coding sequence ATGCGCACCATCATAAAAAGGAATCTGAAAGAAATCGGGAACCGGAAAAATATAGAATTATTGTATGCCTGCGAAACCGGCAGCCGGGCCTGGGGATTCCCTTCTCCCGACAGCGATTATGATGTACGTTTTATTTACCGTCATGAACGGAACTGGTATCTCTCGTTATCCGTAAAAAAAGATTCGATCGATTTTATGGAAAACGAACTTGATATTACCGGCTGGGACCTGAAGAAATGTTTATTGCTGCTGAAAAAATCCAATGTGCCGCTGATCGAGCGCTTTCAATCCCCGATCGTTTATTTTGCGGCGCCCGGCTTTAAACAGGAATTCCGGCAACTGATAGCAACCTATTACTCACCAACCGCTGTTTTTTTTCATCATTATTCACTGGCATTAAAATTCAGGGAGCAGGTACAACCCGGAAACTCTTTTAAATTAAAAAGTCTTTTTTATATGCTGCGCTCGCTCCTGTCCTGCAACTGGATCCTTCATAATGACCAGATAGTGCCCATGGAGTTGAACAAACTGCTGCGCTACAACAATGCTGCTATGAATAAAACCATCATGGAACTGGTGGCGTTAAAAGCTACAAAACCGGAAAGCTATTATCACAAGGGCCCGTCCGCGCTTTTGAAGTGGATCGAAAAACAGTTTGAGCACCTGGCTGCCCCCAGGGAGCAGCTGAAAGTGAACAATACCGGTATGGACGCGCTGGATCGTTATTTTATAAACAAGCTTAATGAAACCACTTAG
- a CDS encoding DNA polymerase beta superfamily protein, with product MKPLSINDVKKNGWLILEVISGSRAYGLDTPASDTDIKGVFVLPQELYYSMEYTAQVANETNDIVYYELKRFMELLARNNPNILELLAVPEDCILLRHPLMNLLSAELFLSRLCEQTFANYAYSQIKKARGLEKKIVNPMGDERKTPADFCYVYTGKNSIPLADYLRQQSFTQESMGLAALSHFRDCYLLYHSSRNEYSGIFRKEISNDVCTSSIPREAVPIGLLYFNRDGYSVYCKKYKEYRDWEKERNAARYQSTMDHGKNYDAKNMMHVFRLLRMAEEIVSENRINVRRTDRPLLLQIKNGEREYDELVQEADKMMQGLKGLYLKSTLPYTPDLNAVNQILVRMRTAYYQQQ from the coding sequence ATGAAACCACTTAGCATAAATGACGTAAAGAAAAATGGCTGGCTCATCCTGGAGGTGATCTCCGGCAGCAGGGCTTACGGCCTGGATACACCTGCTTCGGACACCGATATTAAAGGTGTGTTCGTATTGCCACAGGAGCTGTATTATTCCATGGAATATACAGCGCAGGTAGCCAATGAAACGAATGATATTGTGTATTACGAATTAAAACGTTTTATGGAACTGCTGGCCAGGAACAATCCCAATATCCTGGAACTGCTGGCGGTACCGGAGGATTGCATCCTGTTACGCCATCCCTTAATGAACCTTTTATCCGCAGAACTTTTTTTATCCCGGCTTTGTGAGCAAACCTTTGCCAACTATGCCTACAGCCAGATCAAAAAAGCCCGTGGACTGGAAAAAAAGATCGTTAACCCTATGGGCGATGAACGAAAAACCCCGGCAGACTTCTGCTATGTTTATACCGGTAAAAACAGTATTCCTTTAGCAGATTATCTCAGGCAACAGTCGTTTACGCAGGAATCAATGGGACTGGCAGCACTCTCCCACTTCAGGGATTGCTACCTGTTATATCATTCATCACGGAATGAATATAGCGGAATATTCAGAAAAGAGATTTCCAATGATGTTTGTACCAGTTCCATCCCGCGGGAGGCAGTACCCATTGGCCTCCTTTATTTTAACCGGGATGGTTATTCGGTATACTGTAAAAAATACAAAGAATACCGGGATTGGGAGAAAGAGCGGAATGCCGCGCGCTATCAGAGCACCATGGATCATGGCAAGAACTACGATGCGAAAAATATGATGCATGTATTCCGTTTGCTCAGGATGGCAGAAGAGATCGTTTCGGAGAACAGGATCAATGTCAGAAGAACCGACCGCCCGTTGCTGCTGCAGATAAAAAACGGGGAACGCGAATATGACGAACTGGTACAGGAGGCAGACAAGATGATGCAGGGTCTAAAAGGACTTTATCTTAAAAGCACCCTGCCCTACACCCCGGATCTCAATGCCGTTAACCAGATCCTGGTACGCATGCGTACTGCCTATTACCAACAGCAATAG
- a CDS encoding DoxX family membrane protein, translated as MTLIQRIEFWGEKHHPAWMDVVRIALGIFLIVKGVQFINNYNVLMDLMPKWMSFSSFMMILVGHYIVGAHILGGVLLTLGLLTRAACLMQIPILLGAVFFASGSGNVLHPFSNLLIAVVVLLLLIYFLAASNGPWSLDAIHAGEEEKK; from the coding sequence ATGACACTGATTCAACGTATCGAGTTCTGGGGTGAAAAACATCACCCGGCCTGGATGGATGTTGTCCGTATCGCATTGGGAATTTTCCTGATCGTGAAGGGCGTGCAGTTTATTAACAATTACAATGTGCTGATGGACCTGATGCCCAAATGGATGTCGTTCAGTTCTTTTATGATGATCCTTGTTGGTCATTATATTGTGGGGGCGCACATCCTGGGCGGGGTGCTTCTCACATTGGGACTTTTAACGAGGGCTGCCTGTCTGATGCAGATTCCCATATTACTGGGAGCCGTCTTCTTTGCAAGTGGGTCGGGCAATGTGTTACATCCTTTTTCCAACCTGCTCATCGCGGTTGTGGTATTGTTGCTCCTGATCTATTTTTTAGCAGCCAGCAACGGCCCCTGGTCGCTGGATGCCATTCATGCGGGAGAGGAGGAAAAGAAATAA
- a CDS encoding endonuclease/exonuclease/phosphatase, with protein MSIEKTLMKHLLPALLLFCWSCTKNKPENKIPSPDDTPHLKNYSKTLLIANWNVEWFGTTLYGRNPELQALNAGRVLKYLAADLYGICEVVDTARFGKMIRDHLGNEFNYVISPYPRIDQKLAFVFNKNIFRNVSARPFMSQSTTAAVSFASGRFPFLLSAEVVVNGRRNQVNFILMHAKANADTEAYNRRKEGSAELKDSLDAYFNGAHCMVFGDFNDQFNGSIVRGNPSPYKNFLDDSSRYKALTLPLNAPGYQSTLSFANSVIDQQLVSGELRRWYKNNSVKIRTDVYSVVPDYGERSTSDHYPVTSAYDITE; from the coding sequence TTGAGTATAGAAAAAACACTTATGAAACACCTGCTGCCTGCGCTGCTGCTATTTTGCTGGAGCTGTACAAAAAACAAACCGGAGAATAAAATACCATCTCCAGATGACACCCCGCATCTTAAAAATTATTCAAAAACACTTCTTATTGCCAACTGGAATGTTGAATGGTTCGGGACCACGTTGTACGGCCGGAACCCGGAACTCCAGGCGCTGAACGCGGGCAGGGTCTTAAAATACCTGGCTGCGGATCTTTATGGCATCTGTGAGGTAGTGGATACTGCCCGTTTCGGCAAGATGATCCGTGATCATCTCGGTAATGAGTTTAATTATGTGATCAGCCCTTATCCCAGGATCGATCAGAAGCTGGCCTTTGTATTTAATAAGAATATTTTCAGGAATGTTTCTGCGCGTCCGTTTATGAGCCAGAGCACTACAGCGGCTGTCAGCTTCGCTTCAGGGCGGTTCCCTTTTTTATTGAGTGCGGAAGTTGTGGTGAACGGAAGAAGGAACCAGGTGAACTTTATATTGATGCATGCAAAAGCAAATGCCGATACGGAGGCATACAACCGGAGAAAAGAGGGCAGTGCCGAGCTGAAGGACAGTCTGGATGCTTATTTTAACGGAGCTCATTGTATGGTGTTCGGTGATTTTAATGATCAGTTTAACGGAAGCATTGTACGGGGCAATCCCTCTCCCTATAAAAATTTTCTGGATGACAGCAGCCGGTACAAAGCACTTACATTGCCTTTAAATGCTCCCGGTTATCAATCGACACTTTCTTTTGCCAATTCGGTCATCGATCAGCAGCTGGTCTCGGGAGAACTGCGCCGCTGGTATAAAAACAATTCGGTCAAAATAAGAACGGATGTCTACTCCGTGGTGCCGGACTATGGCGAACGTTCCACATCCGATCATTATCCGGTCACTTCTGCTTATGATATAACGGAATAA
- a CDS encoding DUF2490 domain-containing protein encodes MILRTLLLLLSFALPLIVFCQTRYEQTGWAAWFNNAKLSKKWGLYFDIQVRTHDDWNGIRNVLLRPGVNYYIKSNQTATGGYLYTPTFPAPDITNGKTLTEHRIWEQYTISHPVFTGSLSHRFRLEQRFIGRTDEDIFSQRFRYFFRDVQPLVRTEQGFRKGPFVALQNELFFNLQNKDRLNGSFFDQNRAYIAVGYRTSPKFDIEAGYLNQAVKGASSNTMNSVIQVAAYTRF; translated from the coding sequence ATGATTTTAAGGACACTCCTTCTGCTGCTCTCATTTGCCCTGCCCCTGATTGTATTTTGCCAGACCCGTTATGAACAGACCGGCTGGGCTGCCTGGTTCAATAATGCCAAACTGAGTAAAAAATGGGGCCTGTATTTTGACATACAGGTACGTACCCATGATGACTGGAACGGGATCCGCAACGTCTTGTTACGGCCGGGTGTAAATTATTATATCAAATCCAACCAGACTGCCACCGGGGGATACCTGTATACCCCTACCTTTCCGGCGCCGGATATCACAAATGGAAAGACATTGACCGAGCACCGGATCTGGGAGCAATATACCATCAGTCATCCGGTGTTTACCGGATCGCTCAGTCACCGTTTCCGGCTCGAGCAACGGTTTATCGGCAGAACGGATGAAGATATTTTTTCCCAGCGCTTCCGGTATTTCTTCCGCGATGTGCAGCCATTGGTGAGAACAGAACAGGGATTTAGAAAAGGACCCTTTGTTGCTTTACAGAATGAGTTGTTCTTTAATCTTCAGAACAAGGACCGGCTGAATGGTTCTTTCTTCGACCAGAACCGTGCCTATATTGCAGTGGGGTACCGGACTTCTCCAAAATTCGATATTGAAGCCGGTTATCTGAACCAGGCCGTGAAGGGCGCTTCCTCCAATACCATGAACAGCGTGATCCAGGTAGCGGCGTATACGCGGTTTTAG
- a CDS encoding YggS family pyridoxal phosphate-dependent enzyme — protein MSVNERNYKEILARTEAAGAVLVAVSKVKPVSDIKALYDLGQRDFGENYVQELVEKQALLPGDIRWHFIGHLQSNKVKYIAPFVHLIHGVDSFKLLEEIDKQAAKNNRVIDCLLQVHVAQEATKFGFDSEEVVLLLDTIDKYKQLNKLQHVNICGLMAMASFTDDLEKLKQEFATMKALSEKNAERRTLKVKPETLSMGMSGDYELALEYGSTMIRVGSLLFGARG, from the coding sequence ATGTCGGTAAACGAAAGAAATTATAAAGAGATCCTGGCGAGAACGGAAGCGGCAGGAGCGGTACTGGTAGCGGTTTCCAAGGTAAAGCCGGTAAGCGATATAAAGGCCCTTTACGATCTGGGCCAGCGGGATTTCGGAGAGAATTATGTTCAGGAGCTGGTAGAAAAACAGGCGCTGCTGCCGGGCGATATCCGCTGGCATTTTATCGGTCATCTGCAATCCAATAAAGTAAAATACATTGCACCGTTTGTGCACCTGATCCATGGCGTGGATAGTTTTAAGCTGCTCGAGGAGATCGATAAGCAAGCGGCCAAAAATAACCGGGTTATTGATTGCCTGTTGCAGGTGCATGTGGCGCAGGAAGCGACAAAATTCGGATTCGACAGTGAGGAAGTCGTGCTGCTGCTGGATACCATTGACAAATACAAACAATTGAACAAACTGCAGCATGTGAATATTTGTGGCTTAATGGCCATGGCTAGTTTTACCGATGACCTGGAAAAGCTCAAACAGGAATTTGCGACGATGAAAGCCCTTTCCGAAAAAAATGCTGAACGACGAACGTTAAAGGTTAAACCTGAAACGCTTTCCATGGGCATGAGCGGCGATTATGAACTGGCGCTGGAATACGGAAGCACGATGATACGGGTGGGCAGTCTGTTGTTTGGTGCGCGGGGGTAA
- a CDS encoding M60 family metallopeptidase, producing the protein MRIGLLIVCFCGWLAAGAQTPDLQQVEKDLKVFKTPLALELKKRVKKKDIERINDPQLKAAALLMADKKYQTDYRVADYSAWLKPTTLGRELMIGDGYSKYEGITGIYLPVGRQVVLVDGIPKGKEIRLLVPNWNRRAPEGIEPTKDPAGWGIKRQEFPLKNGVNIIELKQNDGLAYIDYYSDTPEKERPVRVHFVNGKVNGYFDITKNNDADWNQLIDHAIYPVIDAKGRHIQIAYPAEDCKKYAYGRGVELISNYDSLVYRQHRILGLIKYNKVPKNHILARVNYNYYMFRDGDGVAYMGTKPGNAMPLVADPSRVIKGDPCWGFSHEVGHVHQLRPYLNWGGLGEVSNNIFSLYGTTSFGNKSRVSEQKSYQKARDSIIARKICYLQDKDVFNRLIPFWQLQLYFTGPGGYADFYPDLFEAFRQQGAAETGKEHRSGGWGNRGKNPAAYQLNFVKTVCTVGKTDLTDFFDKYGFFYVGKFEFGDYGNYNYEMTEEMVNACKKEIAAMNLPKPKVDLTTLED; encoded by the coding sequence ATGAGAATCGGACTGCTTATTGTTTGTTTTTGCGGATGGCTGGCTGCCGGGGCGCAAACTCCGGATCTGCAACAGGTCGAAAAAGATCTGAAGGTTTTTAAAACGCCCCTGGCGCTGGAATTAAAAAAACGCGTAAAGAAAAAAGATATTGAACGAATCAATGACCCGCAGCTGAAGGCTGCTGCCTTGCTAATGGCGGATAAAAAATACCAAACGGACTACCGCGTAGCCGATTATTCCGCCTGGCTGAAGCCCACCACACTCGGCAGGGAGCTGATGATCGGAGATGGTTACAGTAAATATGAAGGCATTACCGGTATTTATCTTCCCGTTGGCCGACAGGTTGTACTGGTCGATGGGATCCCCAAAGGAAAGGAAATACGGCTGCTGGTACCCAACTGGAACCGCCGCGCGCCGGAAGGTATAGAGCCCACAAAAGATCCTGCCGGATGGGGCATCAAACGGCAGGAGTTCCCGTTAAAGAACGGCGTGAATATTATTGAGCTGAAACAGAACGACGGACTGGCCTATATCGATTACTATTCCGATACACCGGAGAAGGAACGGCCCGTGCGCGTGCATTTTGTAAACGGAAAAGTGAACGGTTACTTTGATATTACTAAGAATAACGATGCCGACTGGAACCAACTGATCGATCATGCTATTTACCCGGTGATCGATGCAAAAGGACGGCATATACAGATTGCGTATCCTGCGGAAGATTGTAAGAAATACGCATACGGAAGGGGCGTGGAGCTCATCAGCAATTACGACTCGCTGGTGTACCGTCAGCACCGCATTCTCGGGCTGATCAAATACAATAAAGTGCCGAAGAATCACATACTGGCGCGGGTGAACTACAATTACTATATGTTCCGCGACGGGGACGGCGTGGCCTATATGGGTACCAAGCCGGGCAATGCCATGCCGCTGGTTGCAGACCCTTCCCGAGTAATAAAAGGAGATCCCTGCTGGGGCTTTAGTCATGAAGTAGGGCATGTGCACCAGCTGCGGCCTTATCTCAACTGGGGCGGACTGGGAGAAGTGAGCAATAATATCTTTTCCCTTTATGGAACCACATCTTTCGGGAATAAAAGCCGCGTATCCGAACAAAAAAGTTACCAGAAGGCGCGCGACAGCATCATTGCCCGCAAGATCTGTTACCTGCAGGATAAGGATGTATTCAACCGGCTGATCCCTTTCTGGCAGCTGCAGCTTTATTTTACCGGTCCGGGCGGATATGCCGATTTTTATCCGGATCTTTTTGAAGCCTTTCGTCAGCAGGGCGCTGCTGAAACCGGCAAAGAACACCGTTCCGGCGGATGGGGCAACCGGGGTAAGAATCCCGCGGCCTACCAGCTGAATTTTGTAAAAACAGTTTGTACAGTGGGGAAAACGGACCTTACGGATTTCTTTGATAAATATGGTTTTTTCTATGTAGGGAAGTTTGAATTTGGCGATTACGGTAATTACAATTACGAAATGACGGAGGAGATGGTCAATGCCTGTAAAAAAGAGATCGCTGCCATGAACCTGCCGAAACCTAAAGTGGATCTGACGACGCTGGAGGATTAA